One Varibaculum prostatecancerukia genomic window, GGCCCGAGCGGTCTCTAAAACTTGTTCTGCCTGCTGCAAAGGAGCTAAATCCTCGCTGCCCGCAAAAGCATCCCGCGCTTTTTGAGCCGCCGCTAACTGCTCCCTGCAGTTTTCAAAATCTACTTTCGCCTGCGCCAGCTCTGCTGCCGCCCGCTTTTCTTGGCTCTCGGCTCCGCTAACTGCTGCTTGGCTCAGTGCCCGTTCTTGCGCCTGCGCCGCCGCCTGAGCATCGGACTGGCGCAATACTTTCAATGCCTGCGCCGATGCCGCCGCTGCCTGCGATAATTCTTCTGTAGCTACTTTCACCTGGGCACGCGCTTTTTCTGTAGCTTCTGCGGCCTCCTGAGCGGCTTTCCGGGCTAAGCGTAGACGCCGCTCCACCTCGATACGGTTAACTCCACCGCTGCCGGTTTCCCCCAGGTATTTGCCGATAATCGTACCGTCTTTGATCCCCACCCGCGCCTGCGGATTATCTGCGAGCAGTGCCTGCGCCTGCGCCAGATTTTCAGCTAAATAACTATCTTTTAGCAGCTCGTTTAATGCCGGGTGTAGCCCAGTAGGAGCCGAGATTACCTCTCGAGCCGGAATCGGTTCCCCCGAGCTGTTCGCGGCCGGCTTGCTCAGAGGAACGGCCGCGTCCTCTGGATTACCTACCACCCAACTAACGCTGCCACTGCGGTCTTTAACGGCCGCCAGCCCCGCCTCTAGCTGGGCTGCTTCAATGGTGAGGGCGGATCCGGCGCGCCCGAGCAAGGCGGCAATTGCCCCCTCCCAGCAATCGGGAACCGTGATTAAGGAGGCTAACTGTCCCCGCGACTTCGCTGCCTGCGCAAAAGTATTTTCAGCCTGGTTCGAGGAGGCGGCTAACACCCCACTGAGGCTTGCTTCGCTCTCGGAGGCGGCCACTGCTTTGGCTTCGCTTTCGCGCAGACGGTCGCGAGCTTTCTCTAATTGCGTGCGTACCTGGTTTTCCGCCTCGGATAGTTTCCGGTAGCTACCCGCCGCATCCACCCCGGATTCTGGAACTGTTTCTCCTGAAGCTTGTTGTTTTTCCCGCGCTGCCTCCAATTTTTCTTGCGCATCCGTCTGCGCTTTTTGGGCTCTTTGAATCCGGGAATCCGCTGCCTCCAGGCGCGCCTTGGCCGTTTCAACTTCCCGCTCTAGCCGCGCGGTCTTCTGGGTTTTTTGCTGTGCCTCTTCCCGCAACTCCTGGGTAATGCGAACCTGCTCCCCAACTTTCCGAGTGGTTTCTTCCCGGGCGGCTTCGGCGGCATCAGCTTGCTTGCGTTTAGCTAAAGTGTCCTCGTCATGACTGGCCAGTTCGCTTTGTAAATGTGCCAACTGGCTCTGGCGTTCCTCTACGCTGGGGCCGGCGGGAACTGGTTCAGGTTTCGCTAAGGAGGAGGCGCGTTCATTGGCTAGGGCTTCTAGGGCACGCAGGCGCTCGGTGATCGCGGTCAACTGTTGCCACAGATTGGTGGCTTTACCCGCTACATCGGTTTGCGTCGCATCTGCGGTTAATTTCTGCAGTTTTTCCTGCTGCAGAGCAAGTTTCTCCCCCAGTTCTTCGCGCCTAGTTGCCAGGGCTTTCCCGCTTTCTTTATAGCGGGAAAGCTGCAGGCTCATCTGCTGGAGGTCATCTGCCAGAATCCGGCACCCGGCATCGCGCGCCTGTGCCTGTAACACCGCAGCTCGCCGCGCAGTTTTTGCTTGCCGCGCTAGAGGCCCTAGTTGCCTTTGAATCTCTTGGGTAAGGTCGGAAAGCCGGGAAAGTTTTTCTTCTAAACCATCGAGTTTCCGCAGAGCGCGTTCTTTACGCCGCTGATGTTTTAGCACCCCGGCGGCCTCTTCAATCAGGGAGCGCCGCTGGGAAGGGTCGGCAGAAAGTACCTGGTCGAGTTGACCCTGCCCGATAATCACGTGCATATTGCGCCCCATGCCGGTATCGGAAAGCAACTCTTGAATATCTAGCAGCCGGCAGGGAGTGCCGTTAATGGCATATTCGGAACCGCCCTGGCGAAACAGGGTGCGGGAAATGGTGACTTCCGAATAGTCAATCGGTAAATCTCCGCTGGTGTTATCAATGGTCAGCGCTACTTCTGCGCGTCCTAGGGAGCTGCGGGAACTGGTGCCGGCAAAAATAACATCTGCCATGGAGCCGCCACGCAGATTCTTGGCACCCTGCTCGCCCATAACCCAGGCGAGTGCGTCTACGATATTGGATTTGCCAGAACCATTCGGACCGACAACACAGATGATTCCCGGGGTGAACTGCAAAGTGGTGGCGCTGGCGAAAGATTTAAATCCTCGCAGCGCCAGCGACTTTACATACATCTAGATTCTCTCGCTATTCGCAGGCGTCCGGGAACCAGATTTTTATTTCACGGACAGCCGCGCTGGGCGAATCTGAAGCGTGCACCAGGTTTTGGATTTGTCCACTGTCGTAGTCGCGTCCATAATCGCCGCGAATAGTTCCCGGCGCTGCCTCGGTGGGGCTGGTGGCACCCACCAGGGAGCGTACCCCCTCAACTACCCGGGTGCCTTCAATAACTGCAGCCACAATCTTCCCGGACTGCATAAAGTCAACCACGGATTCAAAGAAATGTTTACCGCGATGCTCTTGATAGTGTTCATACAAATCATCATCGCTTGCCTGCACTACCCGCAAAGCGTCGATAGCGTAGCCTTTTTGCTCAATCCGCGCCAAGATTTTCCCAGTCAGCCCGCGGTGATAGCCATCCGGCTTCACCAGCACCAGGGTGTATTCCTTATCTGGATCCAACTTGAAGTCACTCATTCCCGTTTCCTTTCTCGCTTTCCCGCCCCGTTAAGCCCAAAAACTTACCGAGTTTACTTTTAAGAATACCGGTTGCGGACGCATCCCAATTCTTTTTCTGCGCTTCACAGATTTTACGGGAGTCGCTAAATCATTCCCCAGGCTGGATTGCATCCTCTGCTTCGGGCGCCGTTAGTGCCGCCTCTACCGCGTCTAAGGCTTTAAGGGATTCCCCGCCTTCGGCGGCAATCCGCAGTTCATCCCCGGGTTTTATCTTCAACCCCATAAGCGCGAGGACGCTGCCCGCATCAACCTGGTTAATGGTCACCTGGGCATCAAAACCAGTAGCAATCCGAGCTAAACGCGCTGCTGGACGCGCCGACAGTGGCTCTGAAGCCCCATAGGTGATAGTGCGGGGAGCAAGCGGATCCGGAGCGGGCGGAGGTGGCAAAATATCTGCCGCATCCTCTTCGGGGTAAAACTGGGAGGCAGCATTGATTGATCGCAGGATTTCTGCCAGGTCTGCGCCTTGAGCGGCGGCCACTACTCCCGCAGCGGTTCCCTCCACAATCGGGCCGCGCCCTAGCCGCAGCCGGCGCATCCCGATATCGGTGATTACCTGTTGGCAGGCTAGCCGCGCAGCCCCAAAATCTGCCATTAAGACAATCGCGTCTTGTTCTCCGAGTTTTTCCATTACTTTGGAAATTTTTCCGCTCAGGATTTCAGCGGCGGTACCCAGCCCTTCATCATGGCAACCGCAGGGCTCGATAATCACTTTTGGAGCCAGGTTGGCTACCACTTCGCATATTCCCCGCGCCAGCGTTTGTGACTGCGAAACAACAATAAAGGCAGTTTGCGGTTGCATAGCATTTCCTCCAAATACAGATGTCCCCTCTAGGCTATCGCGCCACGGGGCACGACTTAAACCTAGAGGGGACATCTACTTTTCGGTTTTAAGCGGATTTTTCCGCACGCAGGGTTGAGAACCCCTATTCGGCGTCTAAATCCTTTTCGACCAGTTCTGCAATCGCCGCGACAGCATCCTCGTTTTCACTCTCCACGGTAACCTCGGCACCGCATTCGGCACCCAAGGTCATGATCAGCATCATCGAGGAGGCATCTACCGGTTCTTCTTCGGCGGTTCCAATAGTGATTTCCTCATCGAACTCGGCGGCTTTTTCCGCGATAATCGAGGCCGGGCGGGCATGCAATCCCACGGAAGATCCTACTTTCACAGTTTTTGAAGCCATGATTTTTCCTTTCCTTATTTAACTAATGTATCTAACTTAGGCTTTGACTGCTGCCGGTTTCTTGCGGCGCATCTTAGCGAAAGTGACCGCGGCCGCAGCCACTGCCACCCCAGCTACCAGGGCGACTAGCGCCCCGAAAATATTGGTGTAGGCAAATAGCACGAAGATTCCCCCATGCGGAGCCCGACACCCAACCCCTAGCGCCATCGCAATTGCGCCGGTCACCGCGCCGCCTGCCATCATAGAGGGGATTACCCGCAGGGGGTCGGCTGCGGCGAAGGGAATCGCGCCTTCAGAAATAAAGGACAGTCCCAGTAGCCAAGCGGCTTTACCGTTTTGCTGTTCTGCCGGCGAATACAGTTTCGGACGCACCGTAGAAGACAGCGCCATCGCCAGGGGCG contains:
- the smc gene encoding chromosome segregation protein SMC; translated protein: MYVKSLALRGFKSFASATTLQFTPGIICVVGPNGSGKSNIVDALAWVMGEQGAKNLRGGSMADVIFAGTSSRSSLGRAEVALTIDNTSGDLPIDYSEVTISRTLFRQGGSEYAINGTPCRLLDIQELLSDTGMGRNMHVIIGQGQLDQVLSADPSQRRSLIEEAAGVLKHQRRKERALRKLDGLEEKLSRLSDLTQEIQRQLGPLARQAKTARRAAVLQAQARDAGCRILADDLQQMSLQLSRYKESGKALATRREELGEKLALQQEKLQKLTADATQTDVAGKATNLWQQLTAITERLRALEALANERASSLAKPEPVPAGPSVEERQSQLAHLQSELASHDEDTLAKRKQADAAEAAREETTRKVGEQVRITQELREEAQQKTQKTARLEREVETAKARLEAADSRIQRAQKAQTDAQEKLEAAREKQQASGETVPESGVDAAGSYRKLSEAENQVRTQLEKARDRLRESEAKAVAASESEASLSGVLAASSNQAENTFAQAAKSRGQLASLITVPDCWEGAIAALLGRAGSALTIEAAQLEAGLAAVKDRSGSVSWVVGNPEDAAVPLSKPAANSSGEPIPAREVISAPTGLHPALNELLKDSYLAENLAQAQALLADNPQARVGIKDGTIIGKYLGETGSGGVNRIEVERRLRLARKAAQEAAEATEKARAQVKVATEELSQAAAASAQALKVLRQSDAQAAAQAQERALSQAAVSGAESQEKRAAAELAQAKVDFENCREQLAAAQKARDAFAGSEDLAPLQQAEQVLETARAADLAAREKAAQAHLELAAATQITNNLRERFQGEVKSLERFQLRLAARSQREIERARDSQRMLQVASWCEVFAQRSASVAQVAKTWRESAEAARAASSQAAGQVRSEIDRLNTQLAELNDLSRRDEVAAAEYRVRAEQLTQQAQERYALSPQELIAAFGPQQLVPDPQLLAQRAENAQEEAATSADEGQDTETPKTDEVANAEQAQVKTETVSGESAAEPEEGGWHPYDRAEQSALLEKANRAISRLGKVNPLALEEHHALEKRFEFLMGQLTDLRTSKADLLVVVREVDHQVKEAFEQAYSDIAREFTEVFSHLFPGGSGSLKLTDPEDMLTTGVEINARPAGKNVQRLSLLSGGERSLAALAFLIAIFKARPSPFYILDEVEAALDDLNLSRMLELFKQLREVSQMIVITHQKRTMEVADVLYGVTMREGVSRVISQRLEPANS
- the ndk gene encoding nucleoside-diphosphate kinase, encoding MSDFKLDPDKEYTLVLVKPDGYHRGLTGKILARIEQKGYAIDALRVVQASDDDLYEHYQEHRGKHFFESVVDFMQSGKIVAAVIEGTRVVEGVRSLVGATSPTEAAPGTIRGDYGRDYDSGQIQNLVHASDSPSAAVREIKIWFPDACE
- a CDS encoding HPr family phosphocarrier protein: MQPQTAFIVVSQSQTLARGICEVVANLAPKVIIEPCGCHDEGLGTAAEILSGKISKVMEKLGEQDAIVLMADFGAARLACQQVITDIGMRRLRLGRGPIVEGTAAGVVAAAQGADLAEILRSINAASQFYPEEDAADILPPPPAPDPLAPRTITYGASEPLSARPAARLARIATGFDAQVTINQVDAGSVLALMGLKIKPGDELRIAAEGGESLKALDAVEAALTAPEAEDAIQPGE
- a CDS encoding HPr family phosphocarrier protein; translated protein: MASKTVKVGSSVGLHARPASIIAEKAAEFDEEITIGTAEEEPVDASSMMLIMTLGAECGAEVTVESENEDAVAAIAELVEKDLDAE